A stretch of Coraliomargarita sinensis DNA encodes these proteins:
- the lpxK gene encoding tetraacyldisaccharide 4'-kinase, with product MSKLRQYRYKIIRRANDFAQFTADVIYDRRHGRAAEIMASFLHGLSYLFSGIVQFRYYLYEHRILRNKPLGCLVVVVGNLTVGGTGKTPVVEKFARILNERGRKVAILSRGYKSKKEPLPKMLWRKLTHGEEAPPKIVSNGDEVLLDSEVAGDEPYMLARNLPGVVVLCDKNRVKAGSFAIRKFGCDTLILDDGLQYLPLKGKLNLLLVDKTNPFGNQHLLPRGILREPVKHLNRASYIFLTKSDGAEDEALLELIRENNPKAEIIECAHKPQFLRAVDSEEELPLDVLKDARIAAFSGIASPESFEKMLRDFGAEIRYNQRFLDHHRFTRNEIERLYKKAGDLELDMIVTTEKDAVRLFEDIKAPIPVYYLRLEIDILSGGEDFEDAAARICLPRTKKPSITRAPWT from the coding sequence ATGTCGAAGCTTCGCCAATACCGCTACAAAATCATCCGCCGGGCCAATGACTTTGCCCAATTCACCGCGGATGTGATCTATGATCGGCGGCACGGTCGTGCGGCGGAGATCATGGCAAGTTTCCTCCATGGGCTTTCCTATCTTTTTAGCGGAATCGTCCAGTTTCGCTACTATCTTTACGAGCACCGTATTCTGCGCAACAAGCCACTCGGTTGCCTCGTGGTGGTGGTGGGGAACCTCACCGTCGGGGGTACCGGAAAAACTCCGGTGGTGGAAAAGTTTGCCCGGATCCTGAACGAACGTGGCCGCAAGGTGGCCATTCTCAGCCGTGGCTATAAGAGTAAGAAAGAACCTCTGCCGAAAATGCTCTGGCGGAAACTCACGCACGGCGAAGAAGCGCCGCCCAAGATCGTGAGCAACGGCGACGAAGTTCTGCTCGATTCTGAAGTGGCCGGCGACGAGCCTTACATGTTGGCACGCAACCTTCCCGGAGTGGTGGTACTCTGCGACAAGAACCGGGTGAAGGCGGGATCCTTCGCGATCCGGAAGTTCGGCTGTGACACCCTGATCCTCGACGACGGTCTTCAGTATTTGCCGCTGAAGGGCAAGCTGAACCTGCTGCTCGTCGATAAAACCAACCCCTTCGGGAACCAGCACTTGCTGCCGAGAGGCATTTTGCGCGAGCCGGTCAAACACCTTAACCGTGCCAGTTACATCTTTCTCACCAAGTCCGATGGTGCCGAGGACGAAGCCCTGCTCGAACTCATCCGCGAGAACAATCCCAAGGCCGAGATTATCGAGTGTGCCCATAAGCCTCAATTTCTCAGGGCTGTTGACTCCGAGGAAGAGTTGCCACTGGATGTGCTCAAGGATGCCCGGATCGCGGCCTTCAGCGGGATTGCTTCGCCCGAGAGCTTTGAGAAAATGCTCCGTGATTTCGGGGCGGAGATTCGATACAACCAACGTTTTCTCGACCACCACCGCTTCACCCGCAACGAAATCGAGCGCCTTTACAAGAAAGCCGGGGATCTCGAACTCGATATGATCGTCACCACGGAAAAGGACGCGGTCCGCCTCTTCGAGGATATCAAAGCGCCCATCCCGGTCTATTACCTCCGGCTTGAAATCGATATTCTCTCCGGTGGCGAGGATTTCGAAGATGCTGCCGCCCGCATTTGCCTACCCCGCACGAAAAAACCTTCGATCACGCGTGCACCCTGGACATAA
- a CDS encoding nucleoside monophosphate kinase, with protein MAETKEAEARDSENDKVQDLEVKDAQIIFNSVWSALEEEIGEENLRFPKEIFWLNGAPGAGKGTNTDFIMQYRDLTAPPLVVSSLLDTPEAKKMKDAGLLVGDREVVEIMLRRLLDPVFQSGAVVDGFPRTKVQVECVKMLYQKLIDLRNKFRETLFAEHFKKPHFHIVVLFIDEKESVERQLNRGRETMSHNAEVEETGIGEKMELRPTDLDPKAALNRYRTFKEKTYGALKDLREIFFYHFINAHGPLEEVRKRIDEELRYQGSLELDEATYDRISQIPVAATISKHARQNLVDRLDSYAERHTELFEKVIDLIKEEFIPIIERHAISGSAVINTESPVLQDPDALAMMIDIFSERGYHAIIDLNREEIPESIDPKTFKIKTRIKRVYRVRTQFKGSEIRRGR; from the coding sequence ATGGCTGAAACCAAAGAAGCCGAAGCGCGCGACTCAGAAAACGATAAAGTCCAGGACCTCGAGGTGAAGGACGCACAGATTATTTTTAACTCCGTCTGGTCTGCGCTCGAAGAGGAAATCGGGGAGGAGAATCTGCGATTTCCAAAGGAGATCTTTTGGCTGAACGGTGCGCCCGGTGCCGGTAAAGGGACGAATACCGACTTCATCATGCAATACCGTGACCTGACGGCGCCGCCGCTGGTTGTGAGTTCGCTACTCGATACGCCCGAGGCGAAAAAAATGAAGGATGCCGGCCTGCTGGTCGGTGACCGAGAGGTCGTGGAGATTATGCTCCGGCGCTTGCTGGATCCGGTCTTTCAGTCCGGCGCGGTTGTGGACGGCTTTCCCCGCACCAAGGTGCAGGTGGAGTGTGTGAAAATGCTTTACCAAAAGTTGATTGATTTGCGTAACAAATTTCGCGAGACGCTTTTTGCCGAGCATTTCAAAAAGCCACACTTTCATATTGTGGTGCTCTTTATCGATGAGAAAGAGAGTGTGGAACGCCAACTCAACCGCGGCCGCGAGACGATGTCGCACAATGCCGAGGTGGAGGAAACCGGGATCGGCGAAAAGATGGAGCTACGCCCCACCGACCTTGACCCCAAGGCCGCGCTCAACCGCTATCGCACGTTTAAGGAAAAGACCTACGGGGCTTTGAAAGACCTGCGTGAGATCTTTTTCTACCATTTCATCAATGCTCACGGCCCGCTGGAGGAAGTGCGTAAGCGAATCGACGAAGAGCTCCGCTACCAGGGCTCGCTGGAACTCGACGAAGCCACCTATGACCGTATTTCACAGATCCCGGTGGCGGCTACGATCTCCAAGCATGCCCGACAAAATCTGGTGGACCGCTTGGATAGTTACGCGGAACGGCATACCGAGCTCTTTGAGAAAGTCATCGATCTGATCAAGGAAGAGTTCATCCCGATCATTGAGCGGCATGCTATTTCCGGTAGTGCCGTGATTAACACCGAAAGTCCGGTGCTCCAGGATCCCGACGCGCTCGCCATGATGATCGATATCTTCTCCGAACGCGGCTACCACGCCATCATCGATCTCAATCGAGAAGAGATCCCCGAGTCGATCGACCCGAAGACCTTTAAGATCAAGACCCGCATCAAACGGGTCTATCGAGTACGCACCCAGTTCAAGGGGTCGGAAATCCGACGGGGACGTTAG
- the fucU gene encoding L-fucose mutarotase codes for MLNGISPLLSPDLLNALYRMGHGDEILLADTHYPGDSFGRRVIRADGLGIPELLSATLALFPLDRYVDAPLAMMEAVDGDNLDPQVEKIYRAAMSTAGVDNDISIERIERFAFYERSKSCYAIVMTGEMAKYGNIILKKGHANTKI; via the coding sequence ATGCTGAATGGTATTTCCCCCTTGCTTAGCCCCGACTTACTGAACGCGCTCTATCGTATGGGGCATGGCGATGAAATTTTGCTCGCCGATACGCACTACCCCGGAGACAGCTTCGGCAGGCGGGTGATCCGCGCCGACGGCCTCGGCATACCTGAATTACTTTCGGCCACACTCGCCCTCTTCCCCCTCGATCGCTATGTCGATGCTCCACTCGCGATGATGGAAGCTGTCGACGGAGACAACCTTGATCCTCAGGTGGAAAAAATATACCGGGCCGCAATGTCAACGGCAGGCGTCGATAACGACATCTCAATCGAACGCATTGAACGCTTCGCCTTCTACGAACGCAGCAAGTCCTGCTACGCCATCGTGATGACAGGCGAAATGGCCAAATACGGAAACATTATCCTCAAAAAAGGCCACGCGAACACAAAAATCTGA
- a CDS encoding PAS domain-containing protein produces MSNTPNFLKDHPRKIVYFGSDGDAETLIRSMLDEAADGDYDISTFSSAAKLKAIDLPSYCHVVVLDLRSADDSVAGLIEWVGEFQCPVALFCLCRDCNQMQSYQEHLHLVDDILLAGGLQPGELPLRITRAVENRRAGLARRQDQELLSALLDNVPDSIYFKDRDCRFIRVNPAKARKHKESPEQMMGKNDFDYFTEERARPAYEEEQKIMRTGESVLGEVQKLTFEDGSVGWVNTSKLVLKDKFERVIGTMGISRDITAQKEGERDQELLNELLDNIPDAIYFKDKESRFIRVNKAMAENYGRSLDSLVGKSDFELFTEEHARPSYEDEQEMIRTGKPIVGKIEKETFSDGSTKWVNTTKVPLHNKAGAIIGTMGISRDVTQQIESELKLEEVQRRLEESD; encoded by the coding sequence ATGTCGAATACCCCAAACTTTTTAAAAGACCATCCCCGCAAGATTGTTTATTTTGGCAGCGATGGGGATGCCGAAACGCTGATTCGTTCGATGTTGGACGAAGCTGCTGACGGCGATTATGATATTAGCACATTCAGCTCCGCCGCAAAACTAAAGGCGATCGACTTACCCAGCTACTGTCACGTCGTCGTATTGGATCTGCGCAGTGCAGACGATTCTGTTGCCGGTTTGATCGAGTGGGTGGGAGAGTTTCAATGTCCGGTCGCTCTCTTTTGTTTATGTAGAGACTGCAACCAGATGCAGAGCTACCAGGAGCACCTCCATCTGGTGGATGATATTCTGCTGGCCGGTGGACTGCAGCCCGGTGAGTTGCCGCTGCGGATCACTCGTGCGGTTGAGAACCGGAGGGCCGGGCTGGCTCGCCGACAGGACCAGGAACTGCTCAGTGCGCTTTTGGATAATGTGCCCGACTCCATTTACTTCAAAGACCGGGACTGCCGCTTTATTCGGGTCAATCCCGCCAAGGCGCGCAAGCACAAGGAGAGTCCGGAGCAGATGATGGGTAAAAACGACTTCGATTATTTTACCGAGGAACGTGCCCGTCCGGCCTACGAAGAGGAGCAAAAGATCATGCGAACCGGCGAATCGGTGCTCGGTGAAGTGCAAAAACTGACTTTCGAGGACGGTAGTGTCGGCTGGGTGAATACATCAAAACTCGTTTTGAAAGATAAGTTCGAACGGGTGATCGGCACCATGGGGATCTCGCGTGACATCACTGCCCAGAAAGAAGGCGAGCGGGACCAGGAACTGCTCAATGAGTTGTTGGATAATATTCCGGACGCGATCTACTTTAAGGACAAGGAAAGTCGTTTCATCCGTGTCAATAAGGCCATGGCGGAAAACTACGGCCGCAGTCTGGACAGTCTGGTTGGTAAGAGCGACTTCGAACTATTTACGGAGGAACACGCGCGTCCGTCTTACGAGGACGAGCAGGAGATGATACGCACCGGAAAGCCAATCGTCGGTAAAATCGAAAAGGAAACCTTTTCGGATGGCAGCACAAAATGGGTCAACACGACCAAGGTGCCGTTGCACAATAAAGCCGGAGCTATCATCGGCACGATGGGGATCTCACGCGATGTCACGCAGCAGATCGAAAGCGAGCTGAAGCTCGAAGAGGTTCAGCGCAGGCTGGAAGAGAGTGATTAA
- a CDS encoding glycosyltransferase family 4 protein, whose protein sequence is MKICIVTETYPPEVNGVAMTLHRISGELKRQGHHVDIVRPRQSSESQHATYEDTFIITGLPLPGYDGLRFGLPCRAKLRKHWKFKQPDIIYVATEGPLGQSAIRAAEDLETPVVSGFHTNFHEYMKHYKLPILERMVRGFLRKTHNRTRRTFAPSQDVIAKLDAMGIQHTRLLGRGVDTNLFNPDKRDPALRQRWGIQGDNGIVAIFVSRLAAEKNIPLAAKAFEAIQARLPEVSCVLVGDGPERAKLEKAHPEFIFCGMQQGEDLARHYASGDIFVFPSVTETFGNVVTEAMASGLVTVAYDYAAPHRFIKDGGNGFLATYDREEEFIATTLRAFDAIDHWPEVRSAARTTAESLGWDGIVRDFAKELQSILDES, encoded by the coding sequence ATGAAAATCTGCATTGTTACCGAAACCTACCCGCCTGAAGTCAATGGCGTGGCCATGACTTTGCACCGGATCAGCGGCGAATTGAAACGTCAGGGCCACCATGTCGATATTGTTCGACCACGGCAAAGCTCTGAATCGCAACACGCGACTTACGAGGATACCTTCATCATTACCGGGCTGCCACTGCCCGGCTACGATGGCTTGCGCTTCGGTCTGCCCTGCCGGGCCAAGCTACGCAAACACTGGAAATTCAAACAACCGGACATCATCTACGTCGCCACCGAAGGCCCGCTCGGGCAATCGGCGATCCGGGCGGCGGAAGACTTGGAGACCCCTGTTGTGTCCGGATTTCATACCAATTTCCACGAATACATGAAGCACTACAAGCTGCCCATTCTGGAACGAATGGTGCGCGGCTTCCTCCGAAAAACCCACAACCGCACACGACGCACCTTTGCGCCCTCGCAAGATGTGATCGCCAAACTCGATGCCATGGGAATTCAGCACACGCGCTTGCTGGGCCGTGGCGTCGACACGAATCTTTTCAATCCGGACAAGCGTGACCCGGCGCTGAGGCAGCGCTGGGGCATTCAAGGCGATAACGGCATCGTGGCCATTTTTGTCAGCCGGCTCGCGGCCGAGAAGAATATCCCGCTGGCGGCAAAGGCGTTTGAAGCCATCCAGGCCCGGCTTCCCGAAGTCTCCTGTGTTTTGGTCGGCGACGGACCGGAGCGTGCCAAGCTGGAAAAAGCCCACCCGGAGTTCATTTTCTGTGGTATGCAGCAGGGTGAAGATCTGGCCCGGCACTACGCCTCGGGTGATATCTTTGTCTTTCCGAGTGTGACGGAAACCTTCGGCAACGTCGTGACCGAGGCAATGGCTTCGGGGCTTGTCACCGTCGCCTACGACTACGCGGCGCCGCATCGTTTCATCAAGGACGGTGGCAATGGCTTTCTTGCCACCTACGACCGGGAAGAGGAATTCATAGCGACCACCCTCCGGGCATTCGATGCGATCGACCACTGGCCCGAAGTGAGAAGCGCTGCTCGAACCACCGCCGAATCCTTGGGCTGGGATGGCATCGTCCGCGACTTCGCCAAAGAACTTCAGAGCATCCTCGACGAATCCTAG
- a CDS encoding fucose isomerase: protein MAKAKQKTVLLVANGDLRLSANQNCWAKQDEMEKELASVVAELGAKIKRAHPYKPDEKHGFIASQREGMDVFAKIDRKAPIIIAEAVWQYSHHLLHGLISHQGPILTVANWSGTWPGLVGMLNLNGSLTKASVKYSTLWSENFGSDKSFQKKLRKWLETGEVTHRTGHVKKYKSKSAPAKTKKVAAKIAADLDKNKAIMGVFDEFCMGMYNAAIPDELLFQTGVFKEQLSQSALFAEMQTVTQKEAEEVYGWIKKKGFNFHFGRNGKTGLIKAQVIEQCKMYIAACRIGDRFGCDAIGIQYQQGLKDLCPASDLVEGMLNSTDRPPVKNAEGKIILKGETFPHFNEVDECCGLDALLTKRLHTALKQPVETTLHDIRWGDWDQSGTTKDYVWVFLISGSAPVEHHVGGWKGSHGYRQPAMYFPKGGSTLHGIAKPGEIVWSRIFIEDGKLKMDLGRAKVIELPKEETERRLNETTPQWPIMHAVTYGVSRDQMMARHKANHINVAYAHSAKDADKCLYAKAELAKQLGMEVSLCGTDAKGKLL, encoded by the coding sequence ATGGCAAAAGCTAAACAAAAAACCGTCCTTCTCGTCGCCAACGGCGACCTCCGCCTCTCGGCCAACCAAAACTGCTGGGCCAAGCAGGATGAAATGGAGAAAGAACTCGCCAGCGTGGTTGCAGAGCTCGGCGCTAAGATCAAGCGCGCCCACCCTTACAAACCGGATGAAAAACACGGCTTTATTGCCAGCCAGCGAGAAGGCATGGACGTCTTTGCCAAAATTGACCGGAAGGCACCGATCATCATCGCCGAAGCGGTCTGGCAGTACTCTCATCATTTGCTGCACGGCCTGATCTCTCATCAGGGCCCGATCCTGACTGTGGCGAATTGGAGCGGCACATGGCCGGGGCTCGTCGGCATGCTCAATCTCAACGGTTCACTGACTAAAGCCAGCGTCAAATACTCCACTCTTTGGAGCGAGAATTTCGGCAGCGACAAAAGCTTCCAGAAAAAGCTCAGAAAATGGCTGGAAACGGGCGAGGTCACCCACCGAACGGGACACGTCAAAAAATACAAAAGCAAAAGCGCCCCCGCCAAAACGAAGAAGGTGGCCGCGAAAATCGCAGCCGATTTGGACAAAAACAAAGCCATCATGGGTGTCTTCGACGAGTTCTGTATGGGAATGTACAATGCCGCAATCCCCGACGAACTCCTCTTTCAGACCGGCGTCTTCAAAGAACAACTCAGCCAGTCCGCCCTCTTCGCCGAAATGCAAACCGTCACACAGAAGGAGGCGGAAGAAGTCTACGGATGGATTAAAAAGAAAGGATTTAACTTCCACTTTGGCCGCAACGGCAAGACCGGTCTGATCAAGGCTCAGGTGATTGAGCAGTGCAAAATGTATATCGCGGCCTGCCGCATCGGCGACCGCTTCGGATGCGATGCCATTGGCATCCAATACCAGCAGGGACTCAAGGACCTCTGCCCTGCGTCCGATTTGGTCGAAGGCATGCTCAACAGCACGGACCGGCCACCAGTAAAAAACGCCGAGGGCAAGATCATTCTCAAAGGAGAAACCTTCCCTCACTTTAATGAAGTCGACGAATGCTGCGGCCTCGATGCCCTGCTCACCAAGCGCCTGCATACCGCCCTCAAGCAACCCGTTGAAACCACGCTGCATGACATCCGCTGGGGCGACTGGGATCAATCCGGCACCACCAAGGATTACGTATGGGTCTTCCTCATCTCGGGGTCCGCCCCGGTCGAGCACCACGTTGGCGGATGGAAAGGCAGCCACGGCTACCGTCAGCCCGCGATGTATTTCCCTAAAGGCGGCTCCACCCTGCACGGTATCGCCAAACCGGGCGAAATCGTCTGGAGCCGGATTTTCATCGAAGACGGCAAGCTCAAGATGGACCTCGGGCGCGCCAAGGTCATCGAATTGCCGAAGGAAGAAACAGAGCGACGCCTGAATGAGACCACGCCTCAGTGGCCCATCATGCACGCGGTCACCTACGGCGTGAGCCGCGACCAGATGATGGCACGCCACAAGGCCAACCATATCAATGTCGCCTACGCCCACAGCGCAAAGGATGCCGACAAGTGCCTCTACGCCAAAGCCGAACTGGCCAAGCAGCTGGGCATGGAAGTGTCCCTCTGCGGCACCGACGCAAAAGGAAAGCTGCTTTAA
- a CDS encoding DUF6901 family protein: MSGNVRYSFKLAKAREVVFDVATEPHELDQSHDFPEWARLGFEQCACCPLKEKDCAYCPAAKQINEVMESFADHDSTESVKVTVKTAERTYYEECDLQVGINSMLGLMMATSGCPVLKPLGAMASFHIPFCTTRETLHRTVGSYLIQQYFKQLKGDVPDWEMKELKELYDLLEGLNRDFSKRIQKSSCSDAVSNAVVMFFATSVVVASSLDQQLARHQTYLTNTPEPNK; this comes from the coding sequence ATGAGTGGTAATGTACGTTACAGCTTCAAACTTGCCAAAGCGCGAGAGGTCGTCTTCGACGTTGCCACAGAACCTCATGAGCTTGACCAGAGTCATGATTTCCCGGAATGGGCGCGATTGGGTTTTGAGCAGTGTGCCTGTTGTCCTCTAAAGGAAAAAGACTGCGCCTACTGTCCTGCGGCCAAGCAGATTAATGAGGTGATGGAGTCTTTTGCAGATCACGACTCGACCGAATCGGTCAAGGTGACGGTAAAAACGGCTGAGCGGACGTACTATGAAGAATGTGACCTGCAGGTCGGCATCAATTCCATGCTTGGCTTAATGATGGCAACAAGCGGTTGCCCGGTTCTGAAGCCGCTCGGCGCTATGGCGAGCTTTCATATCCCTTTTTGCACCACTCGGGAAACGCTGCATCGCACCGTGGGTTCTTATTTGATTCAGCAATACTTTAAGCAGCTGAAAGGTGACGTGCCTGATTGGGAGATGAAGGAATTGAAAGAACTGTACGACTTGCTGGAGGGCCTGAATCGTGACTTTTCAAAACGCATCCAGAAGTCATCCTGCAGCGATGCCGTCAGCAATGCCGTGGTCATGTTTTTCGCCACTTCAGTCGTCGTCGCCAGCTCCCTGGATCAGCAATTGGCCAGGCACCAAACTTATCTGACTAATACGCCGGAGCCGAACAAATAG
- the topB gene encoding DNA topoisomerase III, which produces MKYLIIAEKPSVATDLSRALASKLGKFTKKGKSRDAQYFENDNAAITSAVGHLVELKMPKGPNGKNLPWKFDVLPAIPKTFELQPIEKTHARLKHVLSLAKKKDFDVIVNACDAGREGELIFQYIMDIGNIQKPVKRLWMQSMTTGAIQEAWDKLRDGEQMTNLADAAKCRSESDWLVGLNSTRALTCFRSRHGGFNITAAGRVQTPTLAILAKREREIKAFKPEDYWEVHGDFAVAKGNYPGKWIDPDFKKNPDKPHGRAERIWDKPTADAIQTRCEGKTGIVTEEKKPTKQIAPQLYDLTTLQREAPFTAKNTLALAQALYERHKMLTYPRTDSRYLPEDYIARVKETTRELANSGHPVAKWAADSLENDRIQFSKRVFNNAKVSDHFAIIPTGRVVKLSDAEAKLYDMVVKRFIAVFFPHAEFEVTKRLTTINHTDATDTFLTNGKTLTNPGWLGVYGRVAGVAASKDELVAVDEGEDAKADAVDIEEKATQPPARYTESTLLSAMEGAGKLIDDDELREAMVERGLGTPATRAATIEGLLRQKYIAREGRDLNVTGKGLRLIELCEEMDIKALSSPSMTGDWEAKLNKMERGEIKRDTFMQEINEFTEEVVEKARSHMQAAVNRVFPDLECPCPACGAPRLKQTDATYECREMECDFRVSKHIAGRRLSEEEAKELFTKRELPELDGFVSRFNKPFSGGLRLVQNVTKTGKKGKWKTEFVFDGDEPESAEELSDDQILKSITLENGTEAKLYATDKAYYVPQLKTKDAPEGFRLGKTILQRELQPGEVEKLFTEGKTPLINDFVSKRTKRPFKAYLTLNFDSGKIGFEFPPRAAKKKAAKKKA; this is translated from the coding sequence ATGAAATATTTGATTATCGCCGAAAAACCTTCCGTCGCGACGGACCTCTCACGTGCACTCGCCAGCAAACTGGGAAAATTCACCAAGAAGGGTAAATCGCGCGATGCCCAATATTTCGAGAATGACAATGCGGCGATCACCTCGGCGGTGGGCCACTTGGTCGAATTGAAGATGCCGAAAGGCCCCAACGGCAAAAATCTGCCATGGAAGTTCGATGTACTGCCCGCGATTCCGAAAACGTTTGAGCTTCAGCCCATTGAGAAGACCCACGCCCGCCTGAAGCACGTGCTCTCGCTGGCCAAGAAAAAGGATTTCGACGTGATCGTAAATGCCTGCGACGCGGGCCGTGAAGGTGAGCTCATCTTTCAGTACATCATGGACATCGGCAATATCCAGAAGCCGGTCAAGCGCCTCTGGATGCAATCCATGACAACGGGTGCGATTCAGGAGGCCTGGGACAAGCTGCGTGACGGCGAGCAAATGACGAATCTCGCTGACGCGGCAAAATGCCGCTCCGAGTCGGACTGGCTGGTCGGGCTCAATTCCACCCGTGCGCTGACCTGCTTCCGCTCCCGTCACGGCGGCTTCAATATCACCGCAGCCGGCCGGGTGCAGACCCCGACCTTGGCCATCCTGGCCAAGCGCGAGCGGGAAATCAAAGCTTTCAAGCCGGAAGACTACTGGGAAGTACATGGTGATTTTGCCGTCGCCAAGGGCAATTACCCGGGCAAGTGGATCGATCCGGACTTCAAAAAGAACCCCGACAAGCCACACGGGCGCGCCGAACGCATTTGGGACAAGCCCACTGCTGATGCCATTCAAACCCGCTGCGAAGGTAAGACCGGCATCGTCACCGAGGAGAAGAAGCCGACCAAACAGATTGCGCCGCAGCTCTACGACCTCACCACACTTCAGCGCGAGGCTCCCTTTACCGCGAAGAACACACTGGCTCTGGCCCAGGCTCTTTACGAGCGCCACAAGATGCTCACCTACCCGCGGACGGATTCGCGCTATCTTCCGGAAGACTACATTGCACGGGTCAAGGAAACCACCCGTGAATTGGCCAACTCCGGACACCCCGTCGCAAAATGGGCTGCAGATTCGCTGGAGAACGACCGGATCCAGTTCAGTAAGCGCGTCTTCAATAATGCCAAGGTTTCCGATCACTTTGCCATCATACCGACCGGCCGTGTGGTTAAATTGAGCGATGCCGAGGCCAAGCTCTACGACATGGTCGTGAAGCGTTTCATTGCCGTCTTCTTTCCCCACGCCGAGTTTGAAGTCACCAAACGCCTGACTACCATCAACCACACGGATGCTACCGACACTTTCCTGACCAATGGTAAAACTCTTACGAATCCGGGTTGGCTTGGCGTCTACGGTCGTGTCGCCGGTGTTGCTGCCTCCAAGGACGAGTTGGTCGCGGTCGACGAAGGCGAGGATGCCAAGGCCGACGCTGTCGACATTGAAGAGAAAGCCACTCAGCCTCCGGCACGCTACACGGAATCCACTTTGCTCTCCGCCATGGAAGGCGCCGGCAAACTGATCGACGATGATGAACTTCGCGAAGCCATGGTCGAACGCGGTCTCGGCACACCAGCGACACGTGCGGCGACCATTGAAGGCCTTCTCCGTCAGAAATATATCGCCCGTGAAGGTCGCGACCTCAACGTCACCGGCAAGGGCCTCCGCCTGATCGAACTCTGTGAGGAGATGGACATCAAAGCGCTCAGCTCTCCCTCCATGACCGGGGACTGGGAAGCCAAGCTCAACAAAATGGAGCGTGGCGAAATCAAGCGGGATACTTTCATGCAGGAGATCAACGAGTTCACCGAAGAGGTCGTGGAAAAGGCCCGCAGCCATATGCAGGCTGCCGTGAACCGGGTGTTCCCGGACCTGGAGTGCCCCTGCCCGGCCTGCGGTGCGCCGCGCCTCAAGCAGACCGATGCCACTTACGAGTGCCGCGAAATGGAGTGCGACTTCCGTGTTTCCAAGCACATTGCCGGCCGCAGGTTAAGCGAAGAGGAAGCGAAGGAACTCTTTACCAAGAGGGAACTACCTGAGCTCGATGGCTTCGTCTCCCGTTTCAACAAGCCGTTCAGCGGCGGACTTCGCCTCGTGCAGAACGTCACCAAGACCGGCAAGAAGGGTAAATGGAAGACCGAGTTTGTTTTCGACGGTGATGAACCCGAATCCGCCGAGGAACTCAGCGATGACCAGATCCTGAAATCCATCACTCTTGAAAACGGCACCGAAGCCAAACTCTACGCCACGGATAAGGCTTACTACGTCCCGCAACTCAAGACCAAGGATGCGCCGGAAGGTTTCCGCCTCGGCAAGACAATCCTGCAAAGAGAACTTCAGCCCGGCGAAGTCGAAAAGCTGTTCACCGAGGGCAAGACACCGCTGATCAACGATTTTGTCTCCAAGCGCACCAAGCGGCCATTCAAGGCCTACCTGACCCTCAACTTCGACAGCGGCAAAATCGGCTTTGAGTTCCCGCCGCGGGCGGCCAAGAAGAAAGCTGCGAAGAAAAAGGCTTAA